A single genomic interval of Mycolicibacterium sp. MU0053 harbors:
- a CDS encoding PadR family transcriptional regulator: MLELAILGLLLESPMHGYELRKRLTGLLGAFRAFSYGSLYPALRRMQADGLIVEDAAPEGTTKLRRARRVYQLTDTGRQRFTELVADTGPQNYTDDGFGVHLAFFNRTPAEARMRILEGRRRQVEERRESLREAIARASSSFDRYTKQLHQLGLESSEREVKWLNDLIAAERNTQTRTDQP; the protein is encoded by the coding sequence GTGCTCGAACTTGCCATCTTGGGCTTGCTGCTTGAATCGCCGATGCATGGTTATGAGCTGCGCAAGCGGCTGACCGGCCTGCTCGGGGCGTTCCGGGCGTTCTCGTACGGCTCGCTGTATCCCGCGCTGCGGCGCATGCAGGCCGACGGTCTCATCGTCGAGGACGCCGCCCCGGAGGGCACCACGAAGCTCCGCCGCGCTCGTCGCGTCTACCAGCTCACCGACACCGGCCGGCAGCGCTTCACGGAACTGGTCGCCGATACCGGCCCGCAGAACTACACCGACGACGGCTTCGGTGTGCACCTGGCCTTTTTCAACCGCACTCCCGCCGAGGCGCGGATGCGGATCCTGGAAGGTCGACGCCGCCAGGTGGAGGAACGCCGCGAGAGCCTCCGGGAGGCGATCGCGCGGGCCAGCAGTTCGTTCGACCGCTACACCAAGCAGTTGCACCAGCTCGGTCTGGAATCCAGCGAGCGCGAAGTGAAATGGCTCAACGATCTGATCGCCGCTGAGCGCAACACCCAGACCCGTACCGATCAACCCTGA
- a CDS encoding GntR family transcriptional regulator, with protein MPKNYGIKDKDQVVAHVVNLILTGKLRTGDRIDRNEVAEDLGLSRVPVQEAVVQLEHDGILTTRYHRGAFVEPFDEDTIVEHHELYGLLNGMAAARAAAHPNPALLERLESLLRQLRLLGENRSFQELGHEYRCTINEGYAGPRLRALIRSSQNFVPRSLWSAYDERRGELMGFYEAETEAIRRGDPDAARAANHGAAAAMAEIMIAELRRRGVLGDLRSP; from the coding sequence ATGCCGAAGAACTATGGGATCAAGGACAAGGATCAGGTGGTCGCCCACGTGGTGAACCTGATCCTGACCGGCAAGCTGCGCACCGGCGATCGCATCGACCGCAACGAGGTGGCCGAGGACCTGGGCCTGAGTCGAGTTCCCGTGCAGGAGGCCGTGGTTCAGCTCGAACATGACGGCATCCTCACCACGCGGTACCACCGCGGTGCGTTCGTCGAACCCTTCGACGAGGACACCATCGTCGAACATCACGAGCTTTACGGTCTGCTCAACGGGATGGCCGCGGCACGCGCCGCCGCCCACCCCAACCCGGCGCTGCTCGAACGCCTCGAGTCGCTGCTGCGGCAGCTGCGGCTGCTCGGCGAGAATCGGTCGTTTCAGGAACTCGGCCACGAATACCGCTGCACGATCAACGAGGGCTACGCCGGACCGCGACTGCGCGCGCTGATCCGCTCGTCGCAGAACTTCGTCCCGCGCAGCCTCTGGAGCGCCTACGACGAGCGTCGCGGCGAGCTGATGGGCTTCTACGAGGCCGAGACCGAGGCGATCCGCCGCGGCGACCCCGACGCCGCCCGGGCCGCCAACCACGGCGCCGCCGCGGCCATGGCCGAGATCATGATCGCCGAACTGCGCCGACGCGGCGTCCTGGGCGACTTGCGGTCGCCCTGA
- a CDS encoding transglycosylase domain-containing protein: protein MNSEGRHDRSASDAPKGAPPADERRTDSHRPPWQQPAPSERRGPAERRGPAEPAGPPRTGGGRHAARREGPPPDLRPTAVIPPVRADSDPRWRDPIDVVKAALDGAPPPPKPPKDRPGRGGSGGDGGGPGRPPLQINWRWVRRGATVCAVLFLLLPLITFGMAYTIVKVPKPGDIRTNQVSTIVASDGSELAKIVPPEGNRVDVKIDQIPVHVRQAVMAAEDRDFYSNPGFSFTGFARAFRNNILGRDVQGGSTITQQYVKNALVGDQRSGVGGLVRKAKELVISTKMSGEWSKDQVLESYLNIIYFGRGAYGIAAASRAYFDKPVEELTIAEGALFAALIQRPSTLDPAVDPEGAADRWNWVLDGMVEIGALSPQVRAEQVFPATVPPDLARNANQTTGPNGLIERQVIRELLDLFNISEQQLNTEGLQITTTIDPQAQAAAEEAVTDALEGQDRDMRAAVVSIDPKTGGVRAYYGGSDANGFDFAQAGLPTGSAFKVFALVAALEQGMGLGYQIDSSPLTVNGIEISNVEGGSCGTCNIAEALKRSLNTSYYRLMLKLENGPADVADAAHRAGIATSFPGVEHTLSEDGQGGPPNNGVVLGQYQSRVIDMASAYATLAASGVYRTPHFVQKVVNSDGDVLFDAGGQDNSGEQRIDESVADNATSAMQPIAAYSGGHALAGGRPSAAKTGTNQLGDTGDNRDAWMVGYTPSLSTAVWVGTTEGTKPLVNQWGGSVYGSGIPSDIWKDTMDGALQGTDQETFPKPDSIGGYAGVPAAPPPPRDPATDEPPTPLPPQPGQVIQPSIEVAPGITIPIGPPTTVPAGPPLPPPPPGAPFDPNAPVPPPPPPPP, encoded by the coding sequence GTGAATAGCGAAGGGCGCCACGACCGGTCAGCCAGTGATGCTCCCAAGGGGGCACCGCCTGCCGATGAGCGCCGCACCGACAGCCACCGACCGCCGTGGCAGCAGCCCGCGCCGTCCGAGCGCCGCGGTCCCGCCGAGCGCCGTGGCCCCGCTGAACCTGCCGGCCCGCCCCGAACCGGCGGTGGGCGGCACGCCGCGCGCCGCGAGGGCCCGCCGCCGGATCTGCGGCCCACCGCGGTGATCCCCCCGGTGCGGGCGGATTCCGACCCGCGCTGGCGCGACCCCATCGACGTGGTCAAGGCCGCCCTCGACGGCGCCCCACCCCCGCCCAAGCCGCCGAAGGACCGACCCGGCCGGGGCGGCTCCGGCGGCGACGGCGGTGGACCGGGCCGCCCGCCCCTGCAGATCAACTGGCGCTGGGTGCGCCGCGGCGCCACGGTGTGCGCGGTGCTGTTCCTGCTGTTGCCGTTGATCACCTTCGGGATGGCCTACACCATCGTCAAGGTCCCCAAGCCCGGCGACATCCGCACCAACCAGGTGTCGACGATCGTCGCCAGCGACGGGTCCGAGTTGGCCAAGATCGTGCCCCCGGAGGGCAACCGGGTCGACGTCAAGATCGACCAGATCCCGGTCCACGTCCGGCAGGCCGTGATGGCCGCCGAGGACCGGGACTTCTACAGCAACCCCGGCTTCTCCTTTACCGGGTTCGCCCGCGCCTTCCGCAACAACATCCTCGGCAGGGACGTGCAGGGCGGTTCGACCATCACCCAGCAGTACGTGAAGAACGCGCTCGTCGGCGATCAGCGCAGTGGCGTCGGCGGCCTGGTGCGCAAGGCCAAGGAACTCGTCATCTCCACCAAGATGTCCGGCGAGTGGTCCAAGGACCAGGTCCTCGAATCGTATTTGAACATCATCTATTTCGGCCGCGGCGCCTACGGGATCGCGGCCGCCTCGCGGGCGTACTTCGACAAGCCCGTCGAGGAACTGACCATCGCCGAGGGTGCGCTGTTCGCGGCGCTCATTCAGCGGCCGTCGACGCTGGACCCCGCCGTCGACCCCGAGGGTGCCGCCGACCGCTGGAACTGGGTGCTCGACGGGATGGTGGAGATCGGCGCGCTCTCGCCGCAGGTCCGCGCCGAGCAGGTGTTCCCGGCGACGGTGCCGCCCGATCTGGCGCGCAACGCCAACCAGACCACCGGGCCCAACGGCCTGATCGAACGCCAGGTCATCCGCGAACTGCTGGATCTGTTCAACATCAGCGAGCAGCAACTCAACACCGAGGGCCTGCAGATCACCACCACGATCGACCCGCAGGCCCAGGCCGCGGCCGAGGAGGCGGTGACCGATGCGCTGGAGGGCCAGGACCGGGACATGCGCGCCGCGGTCGTCTCGATCGACCCCAAGACCGGCGGGGTCAGGGCCTACTACGGCGGTTCGGACGCCAACGGGTTCGACTTTGCGCAGGCGGGTCTGCCCACTGGGTCGGCGTTCAAGGTGTTCGCGCTCGTCGCCGCGCTCGAACAGGGTATGGGCCTCGGCTATCAGATCGACAGCTCCCCGCTGACCGTCAACGGCATCGAGATCAGCAACGTCGAGGGCGGCAGCTGCGGCACCTGCAATATCGCCGAGGCGCTCAAGCGCTCGCTGAACACCAGCTACTACCGACTGATGCTCAAACTCGAGAACGGACCCGCGGATGTCGCCGACGCGGCGCACCGCGCCGGCATCGCCACCAGCTTTCCCGGCGTCGAGCACACCCTGAGCGAGGACGGCCAGGGCGGCCCGCCCAACAACGGCGTCGTGCTGGGCCAGTACCAGTCGCGGGTCATCGACATGGCCTCGGCGTACGCCACGCTGGCCGCATCCGGGGTGTACCGCACCCCGCACTTCGTGCAGAAGGTCGTCAACTCCGACGGCGACGTGCTCTTCGACGCCGGCGGCCAGGACAACAGCGGCGAGCAGCGCATCGACGAGTCCGTCGCCGACAACGCCACCTCCGCCATGCAGCCGATCGCCGCGTACTCGGGTGGCCACGCGCTGGCCGGCGGGCGTCCGTCGGCGGCCAAAACCGGCACCAATCAGCTCGGCGACACCGGCGACAACCGCGACGCCTGGATGGTCGGCTACACCCCGTCGTTGTCGACGGCAGTGTGGGTCGGCACCACCGAGGGCACCAAGCCGCTGGTGAATCAGTGGGGCGGTTCGGTGTACGGCTCGGGCATCCCGTCCGATATCTGGAAAGACACGATGGACGGCGCGCTGCAGGGCACCGACCAGGAGACGTTCCCCAAGCCCGATTCGATCGGGGGGTATGCGGGCGTGCCGGCGGCCCCGCCGCCGCCCCGGGACCCGGCCACCGACGAGCCGCCGACGCCGCTGCCACCGCAGCCGGGGCAGGTGATCCAGCCGAGCATCGAAGTGGCGCCCGGGATCACCATCCCGATCGGGCCGCCGACGACGGTGCCGGCCGGACCGCCGCTGCCGCCGCCACCGCCCGGCGCGCCGTTTGACCCGAACGCCCCCGTACCGCCCCCGCCGCCGCCGCCACCGTGA
- a CDS encoding inositol-3-phosphate synthase, whose amino-acid sequence MSENNATAASNASQDVRVAIVGVGNCASSLVQGVQYYADADANANVPGLMHVKFGPYHVRDVKFVAAFDVDAKKVGFDLSEAIFASENNTIKIADVPPTDVVVQRGPTLDGIGKYYAETIEISDTDPADVVKVLKDAKVDVMVSYLPVGSDDAGKFYAQCAIDAGVAFVNALPVFIASDPVWAKKFEDAGVPIVGDDIKSQIGATITHRVMAKLFEDRGVTLDRTYQLNVGGNMDFKNMLERERLESKKVSKTQAVTSNLTGALAGKVEDKNVHIGPSDHVAWLDDRKWAYVRLEGRAFGDVPLSLEYKLEVWDSPNSAGIIIDAVRAAKIAKDRGVGGPIIPASAYLMKSPPKQLADDVAREELERFIAG is encoded by the coding sequence ATGAGTGAGAACAACGCGACTGCGGCGTCAAATGCGTCCCAGGATGTGCGGGTCGCCATTGTCGGCGTCGGTAACTGCGCGTCCTCGCTTGTGCAGGGCGTGCAGTACTACGCCGACGCCGACGCCAACGCCAACGTCCCGGGTTTGATGCACGTCAAGTTCGGCCCGTACCACGTGCGCGACGTCAAGTTCGTCGCCGCGTTCGACGTCGACGCCAAGAAGGTCGGCTTCGACCTCTCCGAGGCGATCTTCGCCTCGGAGAACAACACCATCAAGATCGCCGATGTGCCGCCGACCGATGTCGTCGTGCAGCGCGGTCCGACCCTGGACGGCATCGGCAAGTACTACGCCGAGACCATCGAGATCTCCGACACCGACCCGGCCGACGTGGTCAAGGTGCTCAAGGACGCCAAGGTCGACGTCATGGTGTCCTACCTGCCGGTGGGCTCCGATGACGCCGGCAAGTTCTACGCCCAGTGCGCCATCGACGCCGGGGTGGCCTTCGTCAACGCGCTGCCGGTGTTCATCGCCTCCGACCCCGTGTGGGCCAAGAAGTTCGAGGACGCCGGTGTGCCGATCGTCGGCGACGACATCAAGAGCCAGATCGGCGCCACCATCACCCACCGCGTGATGGCCAAGCTGTTCGAAGACCGCGGCGTGACGCTGGACCGCACCTACCAGCTCAACGTCGGCGGCAACATGGACTTCAAGAACATGCTCGAGCGCGAGCGCCTCGAGTCGAAGAAGGTCTCCAAGACCCAGGCCGTGACGTCGAACCTGACCGGGGCACTGGCCGGCAAGGTCGAGGACAAGAACGTCCACATCGGCCCGTCGGACCATGTCGCCTGGCTCGACGACCGCAAGTGGGCCTACGTGCGCCTCGAGGGTCGCGCCTTCGGCGACGTGCCGCTGAGCCTGGAGTACAAGCTCGAGGTGTGGGACTCGCCGAACTCGGCGGGCATCATCATCGACGCGGTGCGCGCGGCCAAGATCGCCAAGGACCGCGGCGTCGGCGGCCCGATCATCCCGGCCTCGGCCTACCTGATGAAGAGCCCGCCCAAGCAGCTCGCCGACGACGTGGCCCGCGAAGAGCTCGAGCGCTTCATCGCCGGATAA
- a CDS encoding ABC transporter substrate-binding protein/permease: MLAPPAAADQCAPPGVGSASALPTNLAAAAKGPDEDRYTTATVAPLDSIDVATLGLGTPGTLTVGTLSDAPPSICINAQGQFTGFDNELLRAIAEKLGLQVNFVGTDFSGLLAQVASRRFDVGSSSITTTEPRRRTVGFTNGYDFGYFSLVVPPVSPITSFSQLTAGQRIGVVQGTVQESYLVDTLGLDPVKFPDYNTVYGSLKTRQLDAWVAPSQQAVGTVQPGDPAVIVENTFSLDNFVAYAVAQNNTPLIDALNAGLDAVIADGTWARLYSEWVPRALPPGWKPGSKAAPAPQLPDFATIAAGQAPAAESSAPKSTLSQLGTAFFSWELYKQAIPDLFKTGLPNTLILTFWAAVIGLVLGMVLAIANISRSRLLRWPARVYTDIFRGLPEVVIILIIGLGFGPVVGGLTGNNPYPLGIAALGLMAAAYVGEILRSGIQSVEAGQMEAARALGFSYSSSMQLVVVPQGVRRVLPALVNQFISLLKASSLVYFLGLIASQRELFQVGRDLNAQTGSLSPLVAAGLFYLSLTIPLTHLVNYIDARMRRGRTSAEAEDPLGPTPATTQEMI; the protein is encoded by the coding sequence ATGCTGGCCCCGCCGGCCGCCGCGGACCAGTGCGCCCCGCCCGGTGTCGGCAGCGCCAGCGCGCTGCCCACCAACCTTGCCGCCGCGGCCAAAGGCCCCGACGAGGACAGGTACACGACCGCGACGGTCGCGCCGCTGGACTCGATCGACGTCGCGACCCTGGGCCTCGGCACCCCCGGCACGCTGACCGTCGGAACCCTGTCGGACGCACCGCCGAGCATCTGCATCAACGCCCAGGGCCAGTTCACCGGATTCGACAACGAACTGCTGCGCGCGATCGCCGAGAAGCTGGGCCTGCAGGTCAACTTCGTCGGCACCGACTTCTCCGGCCTGCTGGCACAGGTGGCGTCGCGCCGCTTCGACGTGGGCTCCTCGTCGATCACCACCACCGAACCCCGGCGACGCACCGTCGGATTCACCAACGGCTATGACTTCGGCTACTTCTCGCTGGTGGTGCCCCCCGTCTCCCCGATCACGAGCTTCTCGCAACTGACCGCCGGCCAACGCATCGGCGTGGTGCAGGGCACCGTCCAGGAGTCCTATCTGGTGGACACCCTGGGACTGGATCCGGTGAAGTTCCCCGACTACAACACCGTCTACGGCAGCCTCAAGACCCGCCAGCTCGACGCCTGGGTGGCGCCCTCGCAGCAGGCCGTCGGTACCGTCCAACCCGGTGACCCCGCCGTCATCGTCGAAAACACCTTCAGCCTGGACAATTTCGTGGCCTACGCGGTCGCTCAGAACAACACCCCACTGATCGACGCGCTCAACGCGGGTCTGGACGCGGTGATCGCCGACGGGACCTGGGCACGCCTGTACTCCGAGTGGGTCCCCCGCGCGTTGCCGCCGGGCTGGAAACCCGGCTCCAAGGCCGCCCCCGCGCCACAGCTGCCCGATTTCGCGACGATCGCCGCGGGCCAAGCCCCCGCGGCCGAATCGTCCGCGCCGAAATCCACCCTGTCGCAACTGGGTACGGCGTTCTTCAGCTGGGAGCTCTACAAGCAGGCGATACCCGACCTGTTCAAGACCGGGCTGCCCAACACCCTCATCCTGACCTTTTGGGCAGCCGTGATCGGCCTGGTGTTGGGCATGGTGTTGGCCATCGCCAACATCTCCCGCTCCCGGCTGCTGCGCTGGCCCGCGCGCGTCTATACCGACATCTTCCGCGGGCTGCCCGAGGTGGTGATCATCCTGATCATCGGCCTCGGATTCGGCCCCGTCGTCGGTGGACTCACCGGAAACAACCCCTACCCGTTGGGAATTGCGGCGCTGGGGCTGATGGCGGCCGCCTACGTCGGGGAGATCCTGCGCTCGGGCATCCAGAGTGTGGAAGCCGGGCAGATGGAGGCCGCGCGGGCACTCGGGTTCAGCTATTCGTCCTCGATGCAGCTGGTGGTGGTGCCGCAGGGGGTGCGTCGGGTGCTGCCCGCGCTGGTCAATCAGTTCATCTCGCTGCTGAAGGCCTCTTCGCTGGTGTACTTCCTGGGGTTGATCGCCAGCCAGCGCGAGCTGTTCCAGGTGGGCCGAGATCTCAACGCGCAGACCGGAAGTCTCTCGCCGCTGGTGGCGGCGGGATTGTTCTATTTGTCGCTGACGATTCCGCTGACCCATCTGGTCAACTACATCGACGCCCGGATGCGGCGGGGCCGCACCTCCGCCGAGGCCGAGGACCCATTGGGCCCGACGCCGGCGACCACCCAGGAGATGATCTGA
- a CDS encoding DUF1707 SHOCT-like domain-containing protein yields MASTSYDRGVATRQTANTRAKDSDRNDTCKVLDSALADGQLSGEEHRQRVASATSAATLGQLAALVDDLQNANAPVQLPSLQRPAARGRGALAAVAAVLVLLGIGIGWGFFGGSGSTPGAAAGDPGARPDGIAPVVLTPPRQLHSLGGLTGLFEQMRQKFGDTMGYRAVIYPDYASVNRLDPTEERRELSYSYRGGWDDPSSSAKSDNARLVDLSRFDHRAIVGVLRGAPETLGLKPADVTTSYLIVDPSGDPATPEAVEISVYISSEFGSGSIELNPDGSQKRISYP; encoded by the coding sequence ATGGCGTCGACCTCTTACGATCGTGGGGTGGCGACACGTCAGACGGCCAATACCCGCGCTAAGGACAGTGACCGAAACGACACCTGCAAGGTGCTCGACAGCGCGCTGGCGGACGGCCAACTCTCCGGTGAAGAGCACCGTCAACGCGTCGCGTCCGCGACCTCGGCGGCCACCCTGGGCCAGCTCGCCGCGCTGGTCGACGATCTGCAGAATGCGAACGCTCCGGTTCAGCTGCCCTCGCTGCAGCGGCCGGCGGCGCGCGGCCGGGGCGCCCTGGCGGCGGTGGCCGCGGTGCTGGTGCTGCTGGGCATCGGCATCGGGTGGGGGTTCTTCGGGGGCTCGGGGTCGACGCCGGGGGCCGCGGCCGGCGATCCCGGCGCACGCCCCGACGGCATTGCCCCCGTCGTCCTGACACCGCCGCGGCAGCTGCACTCGCTGGGCGGGCTGACGGGGCTCTTCGAGCAGATGCGGCAGAAGTTCGGCGACACCATGGGATACCGCGCGGTGATCTATCCCGACTACGCGTCGGTGAACCGTCTCGACCCGACCGAGGAACGCCGTGAGCTCTCCTACTCCTACCGCGGCGGGTGGGACGACCCGTCGTCGTCGGCCAAGAGCGACAACGCCCGCCTGGTGGATCTCAGCCGGTTCGACCACCGGGCGATCGTCGGGGTGCTGCGCGGCGCGCCGGAGACGCTGGGCCTCAAACCTGCCGACGTCACGACCAGCTACCTGATCGTTGACCCGTCCGGCGATCCCGCGACGCCGGAGGCGGTGGAGATCTCGGTGTACATCTCCAGTGAATTCGGGTCCGGCTCGATCGAACTGAATCCCGACGGCAGCCAGAAGCGGATTTCCTACCCCTGA
- a CDS encoding MarR family winged helix-turn-helix transcriptional regulator, translating into MPEGDATLPEVTQLAEGLHRTLAKLFTLLRRGDTHTEAAGELTLAQLSILVTLLNQGPIRMTELAAHERVRTPTTTVAIRRLEKLGLVKRTKDPSDLRAVLVDITPKGHAQHQEALAHRYASLAALLRQLSPQDLETLDAALGPLERLAGGE; encoded by the coding sequence ATGCCCGAAGGCGATGCCACCCTCCCCGAGGTGACCCAGCTTGCCGAGGGTCTGCACCGTACGCTGGCAAAGCTGTTCACCCTGCTGCGCCGCGGTGATACCCATACCGAAGCGGCCGGTGAACTGACCCTGGCGCAGCTGTCCATCCTGGTCACGCTGCTCAACCAGGGTCCGATCCGGATGACCGAATTGGCGGCGCACGAGCGCGTCCGGACACCGACGACCACCGTGGCGATCCGCCGGCTCGAGAAGCTCGGACTGGTCAAGCGCACCAAGGACCCCTCGGACCTGCGCGCCGTCCTGGTGGACATCACGCCCAAGGGTCACGCCCAGCATCAGGAGGCGCTGGCGCACCGGTATGCCTCGCTGGCGGCCCTGCTGCGGCAACTCAGTCCGCAGGACCTCGAAACGCTCGACGCGGCGCTGGGGCCCCTCGAACGGTTGGCCGGCGGCGAGTAG
- a CDS encoding DUF5318 family protein, which produces MRLQRQVVDYALRRRSLLAEVYSGRTGVTEVCDANPYLLRAAKYHGKPSSVMCPICRKEQLTLVSWVFGEHLGAVSGSARSAEELVLLATRFDEFAVHVVEVCRTCSWNHLVKSYVLGAPRTPKSAPAKRRTRTARDSARTASE; this is translated from the coding sequence GTGCGACTGCAGCGACAGGTGGTGGACTACGCCTTGCGGCGGCGATCACTGCTGGCCGAGGTGTATTCCGGCCGTACCGGCGTCACCGAGGTGTGTGACGCCAACCCCTACCTGCTGCGGGCCGCCAAATATCACGGAAAACCCAGCTCGGTCATGTGCCCGATTTGCCGTAAGGAGCAGCTGACGCTGGTGTCGTGGGTGTTCGGCGAGCACCTCGGTGCGGTGTCCGGTTCGGCGCGCTCGGCCGAGGAACTAGTGCTGCTGGCTACGCGATTCGACGAATTTGCTGTACACGTGGTGGAAGTATGCCGAACCTGCAGCTGGAACCACTTGGTCAAGTCGTACGTGCTTGGCGCGCCGCGGACGCCGAAGAGCGCCCCCGCCAAGCGCCGCACCCGGACGGCGCGCGACAGCGCGCGCACGGCCAGTGAATAG
- a CDS encoding alpha/beta fold hydrolase: MYTDDDLPDLDEFALLPENAEQLGIRDLPPVRRLEHGPISALKFGDQPPRVLFLHGGGQNAHTWDTVVLGLGLPAVAVDLPGHGRSAWREDGDYGPKLNAETLRPVLHEWAAGVDLVVGMSLGGLTALRLAATEPALVPQLVLVDVTPSAPERHEQMTKAQQGAVALVRGERTFPSFAAMLDAAVAASPHRDRKSLRRGVFHNSKRLDDGTWTWRYDSFRKGDGFEGLWDDVPAITMPTTLVRGANSYFVNDEDAESFAKGAPGFRETIVVPDAGHSVQGDQPLRLIEILRGLL, encoded by the coding sequence GTGTACACCGACGACGATTTGCCGGATCTCGACGAATTCGCCCTGCTGCCGGAGAACGCCGAGCAGCTCGGTATCCGCGACCTCCCGCCCGTGCGGCGCCTCGAGCACGGCCCGATCAGCGCGCTGAAGTTCGGTGACCAGCCGCCGCGCGTGCTGTTCCTGCACGGCGGCGGCCAGAACGCCCACACCTGGGACACCGTGGTGCTGGGTCTCGGACTGCCCGCGGTCGCGGTGGACCTGCCGGGCCACGGCCGTTCCGCGTGGCGCGAGGATGGCGACTACGGACCGAAACTCAACGCCGAGACGCTGCGCCCGGTGCTGCACGAGTGGGCCGCCGGCGTCGACCTGGTGGTCGGCATGTCGCTGGGCGGGCTGACCGCATTGCGCCTCGCTGCCACCGAACCCGCGCTGGTCCCCCAGTTGGTGCTGGTGGATGTGACGCCCTCGGCCCCCGAACGCCACGAGCAGATGACCAAGGCCCAGCAGGGTGCGGTCGCGCTGGTCCGTGGCGAACGGACCTTTCCCAGCTTCGCCGCGATGCTCGACGCCGCGGTCGCGGCGTCGCCGCACCGGGACCGCAAGTCGTTGCGCCGCGGGGTGTTTCACAACTCCAAGCGCCTGGACGACGGCACCTGGACGTGGCGCTACGACTCGTTCCGCAAGGGTGACGGGTTCGAGGGACTCTGGGACGACGTCCCGGCCATCACCATGCCCACCACCCTGGTGCGCGGCGCCAACTCATACTTCGTCAACGACGAGGATGCCGAGTCGTTCGCCAAGGGCGCGCCGGGCTTTCGGGAGACCATCGTGGTGCCCGACGCGGGACATTCGGTGCAAGGCGATCAGCCGCTGCGGCTCATCGAGATTCTGCGCGGCCTGCTCTGA
- a CDS encoding amino acid ABC transporter ATP-binding protein has product MTGEAVSLAGRDIHLAFGPNKVLRGVHLDVPAGSTTAVIGPSGSGKSTLLRTLNRLYEPDSGDILLDGRSVLRDDPNQLRQRIGMVFQQFNLFPHRSVLDNVSLAPRKLKGLSGEAAEDLALAQLERVGLRHKAEVRPGTLSGGQQQRVAIARALAMSPQVMFFDEATSALDPELVKGILALIAELGADGMTMVVVTHEMGFARSAADAVVFMDHGAVVEEGPPERIFEGAETDRLQRFLSQVL; this is encoded by the coding sequence ATGACCGGAGAGGCAGTCTCGCTGGCGGGCAGGGATATTCATCTGGCCTTCGGGCCCAACAAGGTGTTGCGGGGCGTGCACCTCGATGTGCCCGCGGGCAGCACCACCGCGGTGATCGGGCCGTCGGGTTCCGGCAAGTCCACCCTGCTGCGCACCCTGAACCGGCTTTACGAACCCGACAGCGGCGACATCCTGCTGGACGGCCGCTCGGTGCTGCGCGACGACCCGAACCAGTTACGGCAACGCATCGGCATGGTGTTCCAGCAGTTCAATCTGTTCCCGCACCGCAGCGTGCTCGACAACGTGAGCCTGGCCCCGCGCAAGCTCAAGGGACTGTCCGGCGAGGCCGCCGAGGACCTGGCGTTGGCCCAGCTGGAACGGGTTGGGCTGCGACACAAGGCCGAGGTGCGCCCCGGCACCTTGTCCGGCGGTCAGCAGCAGCGGGTCGCGATCGCGCGGGCGTTGGCGATGTCGCCGCAGGTGATGTTCTTCGACGAGGCGACCTCCGCGCTGGACCCGGAGCTGGTCAAGGGCATCCTGGCGCTGATCGCCGAACTCGGCGCGGACGGGATGACGATGGTCGTGGTGACCCACGAGATGGGGTTTGCCCGATCCGCGGCCGACGCGGTGGTCTTCATGGACCACGGCGCGGTGGTGGAGGAAGGGCCACCGGAGCGGATCTTCGAGGGCGCCGAGACCGACCGACTGCAGCGCTTTTTGTCCCAGGTGCTGTGA